A single region of the Pararhodospirillum photometricum DSM 122 genome encodes:
- the flgE gene encoding flagellar hook protein FlgE, whose amino-acid sequence MGSLSSSMYTAVSALRSQSSAVSTISNNLANSETVGFKTTDANFKTLVTGTSSQLNFTGAGVIANPSQNISQQGVLVGTENETDLAIDGSGFFIVARDSGSSDFAYTRVGNFSTDANGFLVNDNGFYLQGYPTNRDGKVTIPKTKYNLEAVNINSSNLAPVPTSKVTVEANLPSDAIDGASVQSNVEIFDSQGNAHTMLFTYTKSTSADNTWNVVATLADEGNPAAQPGTITDATWQVTFDGDGYLTSVTKNGTTIDSTSPTGTSTNSLDPIGITWNNGTTASSITYVTGEIGSANILSQYASTDGSADISIDKITQDGVKPGAFYSASVSETGLVYVNYDNGVSKPIYQIMLATFTNPDGLEAASGNVYTPTTLSGAETLNTPGSAATGSLSSGALESSNTDTATEFSKLITSQQAYSAATQILEAAQDMFQDLIQAKK is encoded by the coding sequence ATGGGTAGTCTCAGCAGTTCGATGTACACGGCGGTGTCCGCCTTGCGGTCCCAGTCGTCGGCCGTGTCTACGATCTCGAACAACCTTGCCAACAGCGAAACGGTGGGGTTCAAGACCACCGATGCCAATTTCAAGACGCTGGTCACCGGAACGAGTTCACAGCTCAATTTCACCGGGGCGGGCGTGATCGCTAACCCGTCGCAGAACATTTCCCAGCAAGGCGTACTGGTGGGCACCGAGAATGAAACCGACTTGGCCATCGACGGCTCGGGCTTTTTCATTGTGGCGCGGGATTCGGGCAGCAGTGATTTCGCCTACACGCGTGTTGGCAACTTTTCGACCGATGCCAACGGGTTCTTGGTGAACGACAATGGCTTTTATCTCCAGGGCTATCCCACCAATCGCGATGGCAAGGTGACCATCCCCAAGACCAAGTACAATCTTGAGGCGGTCAACATCAACTCGTCCAACCTCGCACCAGTGCCGACCTCCAAGGTGACCGTGGAAGCCAACCTGCCCTCGGACGCTATTGATGGTGCTTCGGTGCAGTCCAATGTCGAAATTTTCGACAGCCAGGGCAACGCCCACACCATGCTGTTCACCTATACCAAGTCCACAAGCGCTGACAACACGTGGAACGTGGTGGCTACCTTGGCCGACGAAGGCAATCCGGCGGCACAGCCGGGCACGATCACCGATGCGACGTGGCAAGTAACCTTCGACGGCGACGGCTACCTGACCAGCGTCACCAAAAACGGCACCACGATTGATTCGACGAGCCCGACCGGGACCTCCACCAACAGCCTTGATCCGATCGGGATCACCTGGAACAACGGCACGACGGCCAGCTCCATCACCTACGTCACGGGCGAAATCGGCTCGGCGAACATCCTCAGCCAATACGCCTCCACCGATGGCTCGGCGGACATCTCAATCGACAAAATCACCCAAGACGGCGTGAAGCCGGGCGCGTTCTATAGCGCCTCGGTGTCCGAGACCGGGTTGGTTTATGTCAACTACGACAACGGCGTGTCCAAGCCGATCTACCAGATCATGCTGGCGACCTTCACCAACCCCGACGGGTTGGAGGCGGCGTCGGGCAACGTCTACACCCCCACCACCTTGTCGGGGGCCGAGACCCTGAACACGCCGGGGTCGGCGGCAACGGGAAGCCTGTCCTCTGGCGCCCTGGAAAGCTCCAACACCGATACCGCCACCGAGTTCAGCAAGCTGATCACCTCGCAGCAGGCCTACAGCGCGGCGACGCAAATTCTGGAGGCGGCCCAGGACATGTTCCAAGACCTCATCCAGGCGAAGAAGTAA
- a CDS encoding flagellar hook assembly protein FlgD, whose translation MSTASTSSTTSASTYNGLSTQTASSVTELGDNYDMFIKLLTAQLKNQNPLDPTDTDQLTQQMVSFSEVEQSILTNQYLENLVLSTSNESSQVALSFLGKQVTYDASSQEYNGSSLSWGMEIPEDSTSVSFEVQNEDGLTVYKATEDDLDSGNHTFTWDGSTTAGGSPVEGTKYKLVVVSTDASGDTSKVTLQSTSIASQVDWSTGTPQLVLKNGATVALSTIITARAVDTDA comes from the coding sequence ATGAGCACCGCCTCGACTTCCTCCACCACCAGCGCCTCGACCTACAACGGCCTGTCCACCCAGACGGCGTCCTCGGTCACCGAGTTGGGCGACAACTATGACATGTTCATCAAGCTCCTAACGGCCCAGCTCAAAAATCAAAACCCGCTTGACCCGACCGATACCGACCAGCTCACCCAGCAGATGGTTAGCTTCAGTGAGGTCGAACAATCCATTCTGACCAACCAATACCTCGAAAATCTTGTGCTTTCCACAAGCAACGAGTCCTCGCAGGTCGCCTTGTCTTTCTTGGGCAAGCAAGTAACTTACGATGCGTCGTCACAAGAGTATAATGGCTCGTCCCTCTCTTGGGGCATGGAAATTCCCGAGGATTCGACGTCGGTGTCCTTTGAGGTTCAGAACGAGGATGGTCTAACGGTTTACAAAGCGACCGAGGATGACCTGGATTCTGGGAACCATACCTTCACCTGGGATGGCTCAACGACGGCGGGCGGCAGCCCGGTCGAAGGGACGAAATACAAACTCGTGGTGGTTTCCACCGACGCCAGCGGCGACACCAGCAAGGTGACGCTGCAATCGACCAGCATCGCAAGCCAAGTCGATTGGTCCACCGGCACGCCCCAGCTTGTTTTGAAAAATGGCGCCACCGTCGCGCTTTCCACGATCATTACGGCTCGCGCCGTTGACACTGACGCCTGA
- a CDS encoding flagellin — protein sequence MPVITTNTSANSALRYLNINSSNQTSALNRIASGSKITSAADDAAGLAVSMKLKNDVSVLGQAQTNASHATALLETADGALSQVGDILERMKVLATSSISGAVESERSNINLEYQKLINELGDIATNTEFNGTTLLDGTYAGSSVEAELAGTATMTYAGIGSAMTTGDTIAFTYDGKTLTATLSNGYQSVQGDFDTALKQAGYTAGALKVTLEVGTGNVTLTDTSMNDLLTSTGAVFTDQDGTSATVAGAHTDFSTAGSAMQTFDGVVAGLGDNSVLTAGDQLSFTVNGKVVTATVSNAYNFADTTTSSPTDLQADINAAMIAAGFAEDDVVPTSGKYHVDIDIDTAGALYVAVDTNASGITSFGGAEFFDKDGSGDTFDAKTLDFMVGVSGNDVISIQLADVRTTSLGSTAGTAISGTSVDSVANATAALDVIDAAVTEVANARAELGAQMSRFDYRSDTLAISKENLDAAQSAITDADVAEEQANLSSAKVLTNAAIAALSAANQMPQQLEKLFN from the coding sequence ATGCCCGTCATTACGACGAACACCTCGGCCAACTCGGCCCTGCGCTACCTGAACATCAACTCCTCCAACCAGACCTCCGCGCTGAACCGCATCGCCAGCGGTTCGAAGATCACGAGCGCTGCCGACGATGCGGCCGGTCTGGCGGTGTCGATGAAGCTGAAGAATGACGTTTCGGTTCTCGGCCAGGCGCAGACCAACGCGTCGCATGCGACGGCTCTGTTGGAAACGGCCGATGGCGCCCTCTCCCAGGTTGGCGACATTCTGGAGCGCATGAAGGTCCTGGCGACCTCCTCGATCTCCGGCGCCGTGGAATCCGAACGCAGCAACATCAATCTGGAATATCAAAAGCTTATCAACGAACTCGGGGACATCGCGACCAACACCGAGTTCAATGGCACCACCTTGCTTGACGGCACCTATGCTGGCTCCAGCGTTGAGGCCGAGCTGGCTGGCACGGCGACCATGACCTATGCCGGTATCGGCAGCGCCATGACCACCGGTGACACCATCGCCTTCACCTACGACGGCAAGACTCTGACCGCCACGCTGTCCAATGGCTATCAGAGCGTTCAGGGCGACTTTGACACCGCTCTGAAGCAGGCGGGCTATACCGCGGGCGCCCTCAAGGTGACCTTGGAAGTCGGCACGGGCAACGTGACCCTGACCGACACCTCGATGAATGACCTGCTGACCTCGACTGGCGCCGTGTTCACCGATCAGGACGGCACCTCCGCCACCGTCGCCGGCGCGCATACCGACTTCTCCACCGCCGGCTCCGCCATGCAGACCTTCGACGGCGTCGTTGCGGGCCTGGGCGACAACTCGGTGCTGACGGCTGGCGATCAGCTGTCGTTCACCGTCAATGGCAAGGTGGTGACGGCGACGGTCTCCAACGCTTACAACTTCGCTGACACCACGACGTCCAGCCCGACCGATCTGCAGGCCGACATCAACGCCGCCATGATCGCGGCGGGCTTTGCGGAAGACGACGTGGTGCCCACCAGTGGCAAGTACCATGTCGATATCGACATTGATACGGCCGGTGCCCTGTACGTCGCCGTCGATACCAACGCCTCGGGCATCACCTCCTTCGGGGGCGCCGAGTTCTTCGACAAGGACGGCAGCGGCGATACCTTCGACGCCAAGACCCTGGACTTCATGGTGGGTGTGTCGGGCAACGACGTGATCAGCATCCAGCTGGCCGACGTCCGCACGACCAGCCTGGGCTCCACCGCCGGCACGGCCATCTCGGGCACGTCGGTCGATTCCGTGGCGAACGCGACGGCGGCTCTGGACGTCATCGACGCCGCCGTTACGGAAGTGGCCAATGCTCGCGCCGAACTGGGCGCCCAGATGTCGCGCTTCGACTATCGCAGCGACACCTTGGCGATCAGCAAGGAAAACCTGGACGCGGCTCAGTCGGCGATTACCGATGCCGACGTAGCCGAAGAGCAGGCCAATCTGTCGTCGGCGAAGGTCCTGACCAACGCGGCCATCGCGGCTCTGTCGGCTGCGAACCAGATGCCGCAGCAGTTGGAGAAGCTCTTCAACTAA
- the fliD gene encoding flagellar filament capping protein FliD, whose amino-acid sequence MSSVSSLSSVSSTSSVVTGSSGSTYVSGLSGLDTTALIKAAVEAKMQKAYRLDDQMKVLTNKSDAYTQLNTLMTSVSTAIKDMASSSTTSSFDSRAAYLTSSDVSTPANFMSATATSSASLGIYSVGVEQLAKSHKVQSDGQTSSAALGYAGSFKIGVSGGTQEEITVSATMTISDLASAINAKSSSTGVVATLVKVDDTHQRLVLSTTETGKSIVTTDVSGNTLDGLGITNGDGTTFKAANVLQTAQNAIVYVDGIKVESSSNTISNVMPGVSFTLYSETGGTFAGGNLNTINVEVGQDLSQVKGDIEDFVEAYNALRDFIITNQQFTAGIGAAEDAVLFGDSVLKGVKGVLSSLLTHSIIDEDGKKFTLFGNGTNGGIGLSMDENNKLVIDETTLNEALLQKIDLIQNFFETQVDTSSTDVRVPYRAEGMAQGTYTVSVVSNGTSITSAKLFGPGLDAAGVDLTVNGSTLYAPKSSSLYGLYIAYDDTKNTETNTFTITNGFADNLLSGFDTYTNASDGILTETISNLSDQIDEKQEKRDKVATDSTKYESTLINYYARLEKKIAEADVKLQYLEALFFSDDDS is encoded by the coding sequence ATGTCATCCGTTTCGTCCTTATCGTCGGTGTCCTCGACATCGAGTGTGGTCACCGGGTCTTCCGGCTCCACGTATGTTTCTGGACTTTCTGGACTGGATACCACGGCCCTGATCAAAGCGGCTGTCGAGGCGAAAATGCAAAAAGCATATCGCCTCGATGACCAAATGAAAGTTCTGACGAACAAGTCAGATGCCTATACTCAGTTGAATACTTTGATGACGTCCGTGTCAACGGCCATCAAGGATATGGCGAGTTCGTCAACAACGTCTTCCTTTGACTCGCGCGCTGCCTATTTAACCTCTTCAGATGTCTCTACGCCGGCTAATTTTATGTCGGCGACCGCTACGTCGTCGGCCTCTCTCGGTATTTATTCCGTGGGCGTTGAGCAACTGGCGAAGTCGCACAAGGTGCAATCGGACGGTCAGACCTCTTCCGCGGCCCTGGGGTATGCGGGCTCCTTCAAAATTGGAGTGTCCGGGGGAACGCAAGAAGAAATCACCGTGTCGGCCACGATGACGATCTCCGATCTCGCCTCGGCCATCAATGCGAAGAGCAGTTCCACCGGCGTGGTGGCCACGTTGGTGAAGGTGGACGATACCCATCAGAGGTTGGTGCTTTCGACCACCGAGACAGGTAAGTCCATCGTGACGACCGATGTGTCAGGCAATACCCTGGATGGTCTTGGCATCACCAACGGAGATGGGACCACCTTTAAGGCGGCCAATGTTCTGCAAACAGCGCAGAACGCTATTGTTTACGTGGATGGCATCAAGGTCGAAAGTTCCTCGAATACCATTAGCAATGTGATGCCAGGGGTTTCCTTCACCTTGTACTCGGAAACGGGCGGCACCTTTGCCGGAGGTAATCTGAACACGATTAATGTGGAAGTCGGCCAAGATCTGTCGCAGGTGAAGGGCGACATTGAGGATTTTGTCGAGGCCTATAACGCTCTGCGCGACTTCATTATTACCAACCAGCAATTCACGGCCGGTATCGGGGCCGCGGAAGACGCGGTGCTTTTTGGCGATAGCGTGCTGAAGGGCGTGAAAGGCGTGCTGTCATCGCTGTTGACTCATAGTATTATCGATGAAGATGGCAAAAAGTTTACGTTGTTCGGCAATGGGACGAATGGCGGTATCGGTTTGTCAATGGATGAAAACAATAAGCTGGTCATTGACGAGACGACGCTGAACGAGGCGTTGCTTCAAAAAATCGACCTCATCCAGAATTTCTTTGAAACGCAGGTGGACACCTCGTCAACCGACGTCCGTGTTCCCTATCGTGCCGAAGGTATGGCCCAGGGAACCTATACCGTCAGTGTCGTTTCGAATGGGACCTCGATCACCTCGGCAAAGCTGTTTGGCCCAGGGCTGGATGCGGCGGGGGTGGATTTGACGGTCAATGGCTCGACCCTCTATGCCCCGAAGTCATCGAGCCTTTACGGTTTGTACATTGCCTATGACGATACCAAGAACACCGAGACCAACACGTTTACCATTACGAATGGTTTCGCTGATAATCTGTTGAGTGGGTTTGATACGTACACGAATGCGAGCGACGGCATTCTCACGGAGACGATTTCCAATCTGTCGGACCAGATTGATGAAAAGCAAGAAAAGCGTGATAAGGTTGCTACCGACTCGACGAAGTATGAAAGTACGCTGATCAACTATTATGCAAGGCTGGAAAAGAAAATTGCCGAGGCCGACGTCAAGTTGCAGTATCTGGAGGCGTTGTTCTTCAGTGATGACGACAGTTAA
- the fliS gene encoding flagellar export chaperone FliS — protein MTNVAKALQAYGVARRAQPPLKVLVEVYDAVLTQVARAKVARVENRREDEFKCLSKATNILTEMDANLNRRDPDALAMTETLSRYYQTVIVQAHTAFRTKGDAGLDRYSSVHRQVLVMRDAWANLAGEPPLTAQEPHQEAVAG, from the coding sequence ATGACCAACGTTGCCAAGGCTCTTCAGGCCTATGGGGTTGCCCGTCGAGCCCAGCCCCCGCTTAAGGTCCTGGTGGAAGTGTATGACGCCGTCCTCACCCAGGTGGCCCGGGCGAAGGTGGCCCGGGTGGAAAACCGCCGGGAAGACGAATTTAAATGCCTGAGTAAGGCGACCAACATCCTGACAGAGATGGATGCCAACCTCAATCGGCGGGATCCTGACGCCTTGGCGATGACCGAGACCTTGAGCCGCTACTACCAGACGGTGATCGTTCAGGCCCATACCGCGTTTCGTACCAAGGGTGATGCCGGCCTTGATCGCTATTCCAGCGTTCATCGTCAGGTTTTGGTCATGCGGGATGCGTGGGCTAATCTCGCAGGAGAACCTCCCCTGACCGCGCAGGAGCCGCACCAAGAGGCGGTCGCCGGGTAA
- a CDS encoding RNA polymerase sigma factor: MPAGMPASEEGPESQSDEALMASVRDGDREAFRLLVTRHIDRIVGLARRVVGSGEAEDIAQDIFLKLWIRRDQWTPGAGAFRTWLYRVALNRCIDYTRKHTTVSLDETAEMSDPARSPLEAYGASEAAGRLRDAVLQLPERQRIAITLYYNEDLTAAQVATVMDLNLNAVESLLKRGRRRLREILE; this comes from the coding sequence ATGCCAGCAGGGATGCCTGCCTCGGAAGAGGGGCCCGAGTCCCAGTCCGATGAAGCGCTCATGGCTTCTGTGCGCGATGGAGATCGAGAGGCCTTCCGGCTTCTCGTCACCCGTCACATTGATCGTATTGTGGGCCTTGCTCGCCGGGTCGTCGGCTCGGGCGAGGCCGAGGATATCGCCCAGGATATTTTCCTGAAGCTGTGGATCCGCCGTGACCAGTGGACCCCTGGGGCTGGTGCCTTTCGCACGTGGCTCTATCGCGTCGCCCTCAACCGGTGCATTGATTATACCCGAAAGCACACGACCGTTTCGTTGGACGAAACGGCGGAGATGAGCGATCCCGCCCGCTCGCCCCTGGAGGCCTATGGGGCCTCGGAGGCGGCCGGTCGCTTGCGCGACGCCGTGCTCCAGTTGCCAGAGCGCCAGCGTATCGCCATCACGCTTTATTACAATGAAGACCTTACGGCGGCCCAAGTCGCCACGGTCATGGATCTCAATCTTAATGCCGTGGAGTCGCTTTTGAAGCGCGGTCGTCGGCGCTTGCGGGAAATTCTGGAGTAG
- a CDS encoding cytochrome b/b6 domain-containing protein: MTEETSPTPATLRIWDLPTRVFHWSLVVLLLLLYISGDLMEQVSVHMFLGKVTVALVIARIIWGVVGSETSRFSSFLKGPKDVKAYIDTVKSGGHWQGIGHNPAGAYMMLGLLALILFLGFTGLFTEDNTYATKGGPFFEASPEWWQGLMTFLHHNVFYLLLLGALGHIGAALFYKFVKKDDLIHPLVTGVRPAIPGVAEPAFAPPLLAAGIFLASLVVVFIAV, translated from the coding sequence ATGACTGAAGAAACCTCGCCCACCCCGGCCACCTTACGGATCTGGGACCTCCCGACCCGGGTGTTCCACTGGAGCTTGGTTGTGCTTTTGCTCCTTCTGTACATCTCCGGCGACCTGATGGAGCAGGTCTCGGTTCATATGTTCCTGGGCAAGGTCACGGTTGCGCTGGTGATCGCCCGAATCATCTGGGGGGTCGTGGGAAGCGAAACCTCCCGCTTCTCGAGCTTCCTTAAGGGCCCCAAGGACGTTAAGGCCTATATCGACACGGTGAAGAGCGGCGGCCATTGGCAAGGGATCGGCCACAACCCGGCCGGCGCCTACATGATGCTGGGCTTGCTCGCCTTGATTCTCTTCCTCGGGTTCACCGGACTGTTCACCGAAGACAACACCTACGCCACGAAGGGTGGCCCCTTCTTTGAAGCGTCCCCCGAGTGGTGGCAGGGTCTGATGACCTTCTTGCACCATAACGTCTTCTATCTGCTGCTGCTGGGGGCGCTTGGCCATATTGGCGCGGCCCTGTTCTATAAGTTTGTCAAAAAGGACGACCTGATCCACCCCCTGGTCACCGGCGTGCGCCCCGCCATCCCCGGCGTTGCCGAACCGGCCTTCGCGCCCCCGCTGCTTGCCGCGGGAATTTTCCTGGCATCCTTGGTGGTGGTCTTTATCGCCGTGTAA
- a CDS encoding LysM peptidoglycan-binding domain-containing protein: protein MNKRTLLVVGIVGGVILLVIWGAVMMSRTSGSTTGAEPPQATTSQVTPTTSGAIKEGALPSQGPLPPASSAATTPEAPVRFDVVRVEKGGDIVAAGKATPGATVAVKSGSRTVGQVTADSRGEWVLAPDTPLDPGQHLLTLEARPVEGAPVQGQESVAVVVPSAAGPETEASVPLVVALPERGSALSARILQGFGESRAAPELSIETVDYDSEGRLVVGGTAAPNDIVRVYLDTAVVGEQETRADNRWHVVGQNPLKPGTYSLRADRLTPDGTVTGRVEIPFQRPETLPTPEPGGALLVVQPGNNLWRLARSVYGEGWRYTVIFQANREHIRDPDLIYPGQVFTVPRPEPVREPEGVSRSPR from the coding sequence GTGAACAAGCGCACCCTTCTTGTCGTCGGGATCGTTGGGGGAGTGATCCTGCTCGTGATCTGGGGGGCCGTGATGATGTCGCGGACAAGCGGGTCGACTACCGGTGCCGAGCCGCCCCAAGCGACGACATCCCAGGTCACCCCCACCACGTCAGGGGCGATCAAGGAAGGGGCCTTGCCGTCTCAGGGGCCGCTTCCTCCCGCGTCTTCCGCCGCGACGACCCCAGAGGCGCCCGTGCGTTTTGATGTGGTTCGGGTGGAAAAAGGCGGCGATATCGTTGCCGCTGGCAAGGCCACGCCCGGGGCAACGGTGGCGGTGAAAAGTGGCAGCCGCACGGTCGGACAAGTCACGGCGGATAGCCGCGGCGAGTGGGTTTTGGCGCCCGACACGCCGCTGGATCCCGGTCAACACCTCTTGACCTTGGAAGCACGGCCAGTCGAGGGAGCACCAGTTCAGGGGCAGGAGAGTGTGGCGGTGGTGGTGCCCTCGGCGGCAGGGCCCGAGACGGAGGCCTCCGTTCCCTTGGTGGTGGCCTTGCCAGAAAGGGGGAGCGCCCTGTCTGCCCGCATTCTCCAAGGCTTTGGCGAGAGCCGGGCAGCCCCGGAGTTGTCGATCGAGACGGTGGATTACGACAGCGAGGGACGGCTGGTGGTGGGCGGGACGGCGGCACCCAACGACATCGTGCGGGTCTATCTTGACACCGCCGTGGTCGGGGAGCAGGAGACCAGGGCGGACAACCGCTGGCACGTCGTGGGTCAAAACCCCTTGAAGCCGGGCACCTACAGCCTGCGCGCCGATCGCTTGACGCCGGATGGCACCGTGACCGGGCGGGTGGAAATCCCCTTTCAGCGGCCAGAAACCTTGCCGACGCCGGAGCCCGGGGGGGCGCTGCTTGTGGTGCAACCCGGGAATAATCTCTGGCGCTTGGCGCGGTCGGTTTACGGCGAGGGATGGCGCTATACGGTTATTTTTCAGGCGAATCGCGAGCACATCCGCGATCCTGACCTCATTTATCCCGGCCAGGTGTTTACCGTTCCCCGGCCGGAGCCTGTTCGCGAGCCCGAGGGAGTCTCGCGATCACCCCGGTGA
- a CDS encoding phosphatidylserine decarboxylase, translating to MRRIDIDWKTYLNPPFHPDGWKFVAIAGAVSLVLWTLAFWLALLGFALTAAVLYFFRNPKRFVPERSGLVVSPASGLVQAIDEVDPPAELALDPPGKRQRVSVFLSVFDVHVNRAPIGGTVTKVLHKAGKTLNASLDKASEENERNSVVVKMQDGRQIAFTQIAGQIARRIRCDVTEGQTVLTGDVVGLIRFGSKVDIYLPPGVAPLVAPGQTMVSGETVLADLSSSETTRTAVAR from the coding sequence ATGCGTCGCATCGATATCGATTGGAAGACCTACCTGAATCCTCCGTTCCATCCCGATGGGTGGAAGTTTGTGGCGATCGCCGGCGCGGTGTCGCTGGTTTTGTGGACGCTGGCGTTTTGGCTGGCGCTGCTGGGCTTTGCGCTGACCGCGGCGGTTTTGTACTTCTTTCGCAATCCCAAGCGCTTCGTGCCGGAGCGGTCGGGGCTGGTGGTCTCGCCGGCCAGTGGTTTGGTGCAGGCGATCGACGAAGTGGATCCGCCGGCCGAGTTGGCGCTCGATCCGCCGGGCAAGCGCCAGCGCGTGAGCGTTTTCTTGTCGGTGTTTGACGTCCACGTCAATCGCGCCCCCATTGGCGGGACGGTAACGAAGGTGTTGCACAAGGCCGGCAAGACCCTGAACGCCAGCCTGGATAAGGCCAGCGAGGAAAACGAGCGCAACAGCGTCGTGGTCAAGATGCAAGACGGTCGTCAGATCGCCTTCACCCAGATCGCCGGGCAGATTGCGCGCCGGATCCGCTGCGACGTGACCGAGGGCCAGACCGTTCTGACCGGCGACGTGGTTGGTCTGATCCGGTTTGGTAGCAAGGTTGATATCTACCTGCCGCCGGGCGTGGCTCCGCTGGTGGCGCCGGGTCAGACGATGGTCTCCGGCGAGACCGTTCTGGCCGACCTGTCGTCGTCCGAGACGACGCGCACGGCTGTCGCGCGCTAA
- the pssA gene encoding CDP-diacylglycerol--serine O-phosphatidyltransferase yields MVRHPRAKLHRRRTPRLQGLSFNKIIPNVMTLLALCAGLTSLRYGLHGEFEKAVVAIILAAILDGLDGRVARLLNGTSRFGAELDSLSDFVCFGVAPALLLYLWSMGMAGGVGWALVLLYVVSCALRLARFNTQLMGERDLPAWAYNYFTGVPAPAAAGLVMLPMMLSFATETPEVFSHPALVGLVLAGVAALMVSRLPTFSLKKVKVPHKAVMPLLVGIGILAGLLVTNPWLTLGGVGVIYLALIPISFHTFRRLQREAQHMAGGEDQGKTEPVEGA; encoded by the coding sequence ATGGTTCGACACCCCCGCGCCAAGCTGCACCGGCGGCGCACTCCCCGGCTTCAGGGCCTGTCTTTTAACAAGATCATCCCCAATGTGATGACCTTGTTGGCTCTGTGCGCCGGTCTCACGTCCTTGCGCTATGGCCTGCACGGCGAGTTTGAGAAGGCCGTTGTGGCGATCATTCTGGCCGCCATTCTGGATGGCCTGGATGGTCGGGTTGCGCGTTTGCTCAATGGCACCAGTCGCTTCGGCGCTGAACTGGACAGTCTTTCCGACTTTGTCTGTTTTGGTGTGGCGCCGGCGCTTCTGCTCTATCTGTGGTCGATGGGCATGGCCGGAGGTGTCGGCTGGGCTTTGGTCCTGCTTTATGTCGTGTCCTGTGCCCTGCGCTTGGCCCGCTTTAATACCCAGTTGATGGGCGAGCGGGATTTGCCGGCGTGGGCTTATAATTACTTTACCGGTGTGCCCGCGCCGGCAGCGGCTGGCTTGGTCATGCTGCCCATGATGTTGTCGTTTGCCACCGAGACGCCCGAGGTCTTCAGCCATCCGGCCTTGGTTGGGCTGGTGCTGGCGGGTGTGGCGGCCTTGATGGTGAGCCGCCTGCCGACCTTTAGCCTGAAGAAGGTGAAGGTGCCCCACAAGGCGGTGATGCCGTTGTTGGTGGGGATTGGCATTTTGGCGGGGTTGCTGGTGACGAACCCCTGGCTGACCCTTGGGGGCGTTGGGGTGATTTACCTCGCGCTGATTCCCATCTCGTTCCACACCTTCCGCCGGTTGCAGCGCGAGGCGCAGCATATGGCGGGGGGCGAGGATCAGGGGAAGACCGAGCCGGTCGAGGGAGCGTAA
- a CDS encoding DUF6880 family protein: MAGKTSLSPESLIALGSGVLARLILEEAEGSPAFRKRLKAAPAGAKGPAAVSDINDWDGFDSHDAYRFALRQSHGRKTLGPRRRPRRRLSEDVGVFSR; the protein is encoded by the coding sequence ATGGCTGGCAAGACCTCTCTTTCTCCGGAATCCCTGATCGCTCTGGGGTCGGGCGTACTCGCCCGATTGATCCTGGAGGAGGCGGAAGGCAGCCCGGCTTTCCGCAAGCGGCTCAAGGCCGCCCCGGCCGGAGCCAAAGGGCCTGCGGCCGTTTCGGATATCAATGATTGGGACGGATTCGATTCCCATGATGCCTATCGGTTCGCGTTGCGTCAGTCCCATGGTCGGAAGACCCTGGGCCCACGTCGCCGCCCAAGGCGCAGGCTGAGCGAGGATGTCGGGGTATTCTCGCGGTAG